GGAAGGTGTAGTTTTGACGGTGAAGGGGAAAGGTCACCCTAAAACCGCCGGATATTAGAAACAAAAAGGAAGAACTGAAGCCTGTCATCGTAATCTCTGCCTGACCAAGACCTCTTATCTCCAAAATGGCAACTTGCAGGAAACTCAACGTATCTCTGAATAAATTGACATACATTATGAAACTTCACACGCTGTTTGGAACGCGTGTTCTTGGCCCTAAAGTTAAGAATGTTCCAGAATACGTTGAGGGATGTCTTCTGTCGTGTGAAACTGTTTTTGATTCAATTGAATTACGTGGTTGTTATCAGACAGCAACAATATCAATCATTAGCGCTTGAAATCTTGATGTAGATCTCAATATTTTAGGCCAATAACTCGGTTATGGTTATACTAAGTTGACGTTGCTACAGACTaagtttttgtttctttttttatctatacaaaacaaaaacataatagcATGAAACATCTCTAATTGAAACGGATGGGGACATTTGGGTTTGTGCAACTATTTTGattatttgtcatttttgcTGAAAAGGTAGCAAATTCCTTTCAAGAAAAACTTGATAATAACGAATGTTCATGACTCTTAAGACGGTTGTATGGATAACTAAAGACGCTTGTGTGGCTTTGTTGTTAGAAACACCACCAGAGGTCTCTTGAGATGAGTGTGGGCCACACCCAGTAatacacacttcacacacatcaataaaatgtattttactaagccccttttacatcggcagttgtcacaaagtgcttgtacCAAACCCCCGGCCTGAAGTCCCTCACGCacttgttttactgtacttgcGAGGACTTATTGGGGCCATCAATTCCTGTTCAAATACCCGGAAAGTGTCCAGTTTACACAATTCTCACCCTAATAacagtagacacacacacacagaagaggaagtgagaAACGTGATAGGGGaaggtgtgtgttagtgtgtgcatTCAACTGAAAACACAGGTGTCACTTGTTAGTGAAAACAGGACCTTCTGGACTCAACAGGGTGAAGTTTCCTATCGACGATGGTCAGTCAAACTGATCCCAAAACAGTATTTACCCAAAGTAGACTgacatctccacaatggcttATATATGTAATTTATTAAATAGTCAATTTAATAATCAACgaacaagtaaaaaaaacaaataaaaaataataatacgtattgataaataaaataatacgcatttccaaaacatttcattatgtattatattgtatgtctgtgtgtatatctcAGTGCATGACATGACAGTGACAATTACAAGCCCTTTTAAATAACCTTAATCATTTCCCAACACTTCAGCCTAATCCCTCTCAACTGACATTAATTATCTTTACATGTTGTGGAGGATCTGTTCAACCCATGAAAAGTCAAACACTGTGTCTCACCTATGCGCCCAATGTGGACTCCCTGGCAATATGaggtgtgtttctgtctccatctgGATCCATGCTCGTTTATTGATTACACAATGtgtgatcacccagagagatgaTTAGGTAATGAGGTCAGAGTGGGCAGCTGAAGGATATAAACTGGTTACTAAAATGAGAACCCAAAACCGTTGTTGCATCTGTGGTATATTCAAACGGTAATGTGTTGTGAATGCTTAGGCCGATATACCATAAATCCCCTATTGCTTTATTTAACCATCTGACAACGCATAAGAagagtaaattattttgttgctATTCACCCCAgctttcaaccaatcagcatccaGGACCCAAAGTCCCCAGTTCCCCCAAGGAGTCTAACCTGACGTGTGGTTAGTGAATGGCTTTTGGCCAGGGCCCACGCTGCCCTTTGTGTATCAAGCAGAGTCAAAACGAAGCAATAGGAAATTAGTTTTAGGATGTGTCTATCTACAGAGTACATGAGAAACCACTTATCTTCTGTCAGGGTGTCAGCCAACTATATCTCCCCTGCTAACGGTTAAGGACCATGACAGCTTGTATTTACGATGCCATCAGATAAGACACTCTCTTGACATGAGAACCCAATGTCTTTAGACATTGAACCCTACAGTGTTTTAGTCCAGGTAGAAGTGCAAGTAACTCTTCCCTACTTGAGCAAGGAACACTCATGTGGTACAAAAAGTCCCTCGACTTTCTTTATTACAAAGCAGGTCCTTTCTGATTCCTGTTATAGAAGGTCCTTCTCCTCGTCGTTCAATCGTTCAGTTAAGCCGAAACCCATGTGATGCGTTTCTGCAGATGTCCCGTGCACTCTTAAATGGTGCAGTACCGCCAAAGAGCCACAAGGGGCGTCTTGTGCCTCAGTCTTGAGGAACCTGGTTGATCACTTTCTTCTTCCTGACCGAGACTAGATCGTAGAATGGGTCCTTGGTGATGCTGGCTCTGTGGAATGGGATGGTGGGACGACaggtttgttgttttgtatgGCCGTGCATATGTACAGTAGACCTATGCACtccttagtgtgtgtgtgtgtgtgtgaatctgtcAAAGTGAAGACATGCTATGCTTGAGAGCAAGGATAGGGTTGCAGGATCAGTGGGTTCGGAAGCATAGGATTTGGAATCGGAGTACATTTGATGACACAAAGAACCAATGCAGTTTTGCACTGCTCCACTACTGGTCATATCCTGGTATTCATTTGGTTTTGAAGAAGGCTTTCTAAGAGGAAGCACTCGAATAAACGAAACTACAGTGATGAAGGAAGTGACGAAAAGGCTTGGCAGAGTGTGTCCATGGCAGAGTGTGTCCATGGCTAACAGCAAATTCTGATTTAGCCAAATTCCTCACATTCTCCGCccatatagtgtgtgtgtgtgtgtgtatcgagagtgtgtgtgcatagagagtgtgtgtgtgtgtatagtgtgtgtgtgtatagtgtgtgtgtatagtgcgtgtgtgtatatagtgtgtgtgtgtatagtgtgtgtatatagtgtgtgtgtgtgtatatagtgtgtgtgtgtgtgtgtgtgtgtgtgtatagtgtgtgtgtgtgttatatacctgaTGCTCTCTATCCAGGAGTCTCTCTCGTCTGCGGTGGAGGCACACATCATGTACGACTGGTGTTTGCCCTCAACCACACGGCCGTCCGTCTCCGTCTTGCAGGCCTTGATCTTCTGACCGTGGCTCTTGGGGTTGTAGAGCTCCAGGCAGAACTGAGGGACCGGGGGGGCAGCACATTAATCAATTACCAATCAGTTACCAATCAGTTAGCGAGTCATTGACATGGGAGGGTTAGGACTAAGTAGAGTATTACAAGGACTAAGGTTAGAATGAAGTAGCATATTATCGCCggtcctccctctcactccctctcactccctctcactccctctcactccctctcactccctctctctgttcctctgtctctctctcagtcacCACCCCTTCCTATGAATGTATGTTGAATGTGTCTTGTTGTCATGTAAGAATCTcgtttatatttcatttttgtctCAAGGATTAGAATGGAGAAAAGGTTTTAGTCATACtcagtgtcacgtcctggctatgcccctagccatctctgcgctgggctcggggcatagtcaggacaggacaggaggtggcacatctagccacctccaatcctttaagtctccccaattggaggcaggtgtcgtcgttgcctccaattggggaccctatttaagttccctgTTTTGCCAAACCAGTTTGGgtcattttggttttgccttCATATGGAATATGCCATGTCATTGGTGGCTGCGGTTGGTTTGCGTTTGTTTGAGTCTTTCTTTTAATTAAATCATGGATTACATCCTTTTCtttgactctgcgcctgtgtcctactcCTACCATGACCGGGACACTGttaaacaataataaacaatgttttctctcactttctattGCAGTCATTTACATGTATGAAAGGTCATTTCTTACCGGTTTGCGTGAATAAACTGTCTGTCTTACACAGAGGTTTTCTAAAGGAATAATTCCTTTGGGCTCCTTGTcctggggagagacagagttaCATTAAGAAGTGTATATAGATAGAGTAACAGCAAGAAGTGTAGAAAGATGTTAGATGGAGTAACAGGAAGAAGTTTTCGACCGGTATGGAGTTGTACGATGATGTTCAGGAAGATTAGAGGAAAGGTTATAGGAGATGGTGCTGATGcattggagagagagaatgacttACAATGGTGAACTCAAAGTAGTAGAGGCAGTTGTCCGTCAGAATGAACCATCTTCTCTTCCACGTCTTCACTCTGCCTCCTGAAGAGCCAATCAGACATTATGCATTACTGAGTCAAATACTGAAAcactaaaacacagacactacGCATTGCTGAGTCAAATACTGAAAcactaaaacacagacactacGCATTACTGAGTCAATTTTTAAAGcactaaaacacagacactacGCATTACTGAGTCAAATATTTAAGcactaaaacacagacactacGCATTACTGAGTCAAATTTTAAAGCACTAAAACACAGGCACTACACATTACTGAGTCAATTTTTAAAGCACTACAACACAGACACTACGCATTGCTGAGTCAAATACTGAAACACTAAAACACAGGCACTACGCATTACTGAGTCAATTTTTAAAGCACTAAAACACAGGCACTACGCATTACTGAGTCAAATATTTAAGcactaaaacacagacactacGCATTACTGAGTCAAATActgaaacaataaaacacaggcTCTACGCATTACTGAGTCAATTTTTAAAGCACTAAAACACAGGCATTATGTACAACTTACAGACAGATTAAAgcactgaaacaaaaacatgacgTTTGTCAGATATGACTTATTAGATTGGATAGCAAAGGTGCACACATCACTTTGAATGTTCTTCATCTTTAACCCTGGTCTCAGGCCTGAAGCCAATCTGCTGACCTCCTCACCTAGTTTGAACAGCCAGCCTTCCCTGTTGGGGTTGAAGAAGGTGTGAGTGAGGTCGTTTCCGTCATCTTCTGGGATCTTAAAGGGCTCGTTCCTGATGCTGTCGTACAGCTTCTGCGGGAGCAGAGAAGCCGGCGGACGTCTTAAGGGCAACATCCCAATTTTCACATATTTCTACAACTGGAAACCTGGCAAACAAACACCCCAACGGCCAGACAGCCCTTCTGGCCCTGGTGATATACGACATGCGGTGTGCTTCGCCATGCGCAACACTTCGGCCTGTGAACAAACGCTTGGGGTGCTGGTGGAACCGACGGGAGCCAATGTGATTGGCTGTTGAGTCTCACCGTTAGCAGCTCAACGGGCAGGTCTCCGCCATTGTTGATGCCTCTGTTCATGGAGACGAATCTTTCCAGCGGGGTCTTGTCCTTCACGTTAGGGTTGTGGAGGCTGGTGTTCAGCATGATGATGGCGAAGGACAGGATGTAGCAGGTGTCTAccgtagaaacacacacacacacacacacacacagaaaggaaTACACACTTACAAATGCACATAAACGCGCACACCTAGAAACCATGTGATTTgggttaaaacattttcattacacacGCACAGCACAGATGCGGGGAGATGACTTagagcctacacacacacacacacctgttgatTGAAAAACATCTGCGTTGCAGTCACAGTAACGTTTTGCGAAGGCTTCCATCATGCGGTCAATCTTCTGAGCCTCACCCGGCAGACGGAAACTCCACAGAAACTGCCTGAGGTAATAAAGATCCTGTTAAACAAACTGCTATTTTCCAGGTTCCTATGTTCTGCCTACATTGGGAATACAAGTCATCAACATTCAgtttcttttaaaaaacattacatagAAAATCCATTCTGTAAAAGTGGTAATCGTACTTTAGAGTTTACAATTACCATAACCAGGCCCGGCACTAAAGGGGGCTAAGTGTTAGCGCCCTCAGTTTTAGTTTAATGTAGAGATGGATAGTCGTTAAAGAAAATGATCCCCCTTGCTGATTTCATCTGGCCCCCTCAGTCCCTTTATCCTGCAGCCAGGCCTGACCATAACTCAGCCTGAAGAGCATTCATCCTTCCTCGGTCTGAAGTGGCGTGACTGTACCTGAGTGCCTGCACGAGGTTGAGGTCTGAGAACTGATGGAGGTCAACGAAAGCTTTCAGAGTCTGGAGGTGGAGCTCCTCCCTGCAGAGACAAGGATACAGGAGAACATAACAGAGAGCTCTTCCACTCTTTGTCACCATCGATGTCACCAGTGCCggttctagccttttgggggctcTCCCTTAGTGTTGGGGGGCTCaccgcttatgtcgcttatgcctagagCCGGCCCTGGATATCACTGtcaacaccaccatcaccaccaccccaTCTTCGTCGTTACCATCATCAGCATCATCGTACCTTTCTCCCAGGAAGTCTCCGATAGCAGTCTTATTTAGCCCATCCTCCTTGTAGAGGAACTCTGCGATTGGCTGCGGACTGCTCTCCAGAAGCCCGTTCTCCACCAGATAGTTCATCCCCTACAAAGTCGTATGACACATTATTGTACCCAATAACTCATCGACACATCATAGCAGATAATAGATCATTAAATCAGGT
Above is a window of Esox lucius isolate fEsoLuc1 chromosome 9, fEsoLuc1.pri, whole genome shotgun sequence DNA encoding:
- the cyth4b gene encoding cytohesin 4b isoform X1 — protein: MTDSMMVSSDFTADERLEIERMKMHRQDLLDEIKKLNMDIDAIMSEISDFQSTEENKVAERGKQFSSGKKKFNMDPKKGMNYLVENGLLESSPQPIAEFLYKEDGLNKTAIGDFLGEREELHLQTLKAFVDLHQFSDLNLVQALRQFLWSFRLPGEAQKIDRMMEAFAKRYCDCNADVFQSTDTCYILSFAIIMLNTSLHNPNVKDKTPLERFVSMNRGINNGGDLPVELLTKLYDSIRNEPFKIPEDDGNDLTHTFFNPNREGWLFKLGGRVKTWKRRWFILTDNCLYYFEFTIDKEPKGIIPLENLCVRQTVYSRKPFCLELYNPKSHGQKIKACKTETDGRVVEGKHQSYMMCASTADERDSWIESIRASITKDPFYDLVSVRKKKVINQVPQD
- the cyth4b gene encoding cytohesin 4b isoform X2; translation: MKMHRQDLLDEIKKLNMDIDAIMSEISDFQSTEENKVAERGKQFSSGKKKFNMDPKKGMNYLVENGLLESSPQPIAEFLYKEDGLNKTAIGDFLGEREELHLQTLKAFVDLHQFSDLNLVQALRQFLWSFRLPGEAQKIDRMMEAFAKRYCDCNADVFQSTDTCYILSFAIIMLNTSLHNPNVKDKTPLERFVSMNRGINNGGDLPVELLTKLYDSIRNEPFKIPEDDGNDLTHTFFNPNREGWLFKLGGRVKTWKRRWFILTDNCLYYFEFTIDKEPKGIIPLENLCVRQTVYSRKPFCLELYNPKSHGQKIKACKTETDGRVVEGKHQSYMMCASTADERDSWIESIRASITKDPFYDLVSVRKKKVINQVPQD